The Glycine max cultivar Williams 82 chromosome 3, Glycine_max_v4.0, whole genome shotgun sequence sequence ATTAAAGTATTAGAATCCATAATTAAAGTAGACTTCCAAAATCTGAAAATTTAATGCCAGAAtgtatataaaattacaaatagaCTTTCGGAAATaaaagttgaagaaaaatagAGGTGTGAATAGCAAAATAAAGAGTACTAGATTAGAGGCAATGCCCTTAATTTAATGAACTGTTGCGtgttaaatgaataataaactTATTAGCATGATTTTTTCCAACGATAACAATTAAATTCACAAAGGtccatgcttttatttttatttgttacccACCATCACAAACAAAGATCCAtgcttttaatattttgttaactaaataacatttttgtttgggGTCTACGGTCAGCATCATGTTTGACAACTTGGGTCCATTTGTTTACAATAATAGCAAAATCgaacttttccatttttttcatctttcaaccaaaaaatagagaaaaaaattaaggagaGAACGAGATAAATAAGTTTTCTTAACCATTAATGTGTCATgcattcagcacaacataaacTCAGGCAAAATCATCCACAGGCATTTGACAGAACTGTTCGGAGTTATTAACACCTAGaggttattttctttcttattctgTCCCATGACTGCCTTGTAGTTTTTAGAAGACTGTCAATAGTAACTTGTATCTAACCTCCAAGCAAAATAATGAAAGATACAATACAAAAGAGACCAACTCAGTAGGTTGAAACTAGTTACTATTGATCGATGGCATGCATCAGACCACAAAATTGGTTTAGCAGAGAATGACCATCATGAACTTGACGATCTCATGGATCCTGCAATAGAAAGAGTAAATGAATTAGGAACAACTTAAGTCAAAAAGAATATAGATGAAGCATATACACTACTTGGTAAGGGTGAAGAAAGAATGAGCAAACTTCCAAATTAGTCCCGAAAATTGTAAGGCTCAATCACACACACAGTAAACCTCCAATCTATTTTTCACACATGCACATAAAAGCAGACATGGAAGCAGCCACACACCGATATACAAGACAAACTAACAAAATTTGTAGTAGATGTCACAAGTCAAATTTGTAGTCATGTTTTGTATACAGAGAGCACTCAGATCAGTGACAGACATGATACCGTTTAAACAGAGTTGGCCACTTTACTGACTAATGAGTGTGTGGCAAAAACACTGAACCGAGCTCAAACATCAACTGTTCGGCTTGGTCTAAAGCTTGAATTTATTCCGAACGTCTGAATCCTCACCATCACTCAACCAGGCCaataattgtaatttgtaaagaTCCTGATGCAAAATTCTTCCAGAATAGGAAATAGAGCAAAACCACCTCAATcaatattatgattattatatatgcattgtcACTACAATAAATTACCTGTAATGTGAATGAAGTGTCACCAATACTTTCTGAAATCAAACTAAATTATGATGCCTATAGGCCCTAGACTCATCAATCCACAGTCACCAAAATATAACTCACCCTTTCTAGCCCACAAGATAGATACTTTTGCATAGTAGGCAAACTGGAATGTATTTAGGATTCACAGAATACAGCACCAATGTGACTCTGACCTCTTCAGTATAAGCATAGGATTGTGAGTTTGTGACAAACAGTAATTGAATATAGAACATTACAAGAAGGAAGCATCCAGCAAGCAAAGTATAAACATGATCACGaatcttcaatttttatgaGTATCATTTAATGCTATGGCAGTTTGGCATTAGGCCAAATCAGCCAAATGATTAAATAACCCCCCCAAATGAAGTATATGCTAGGCACAAACTCAAGACCAAAAGAATTTCTAAAACAAAGCAAGAGaaattaattgtaaaatatCAACTTCTGTAAGACCAGAGCCTTTCCAACTATCAATCACACATAATGATGAGTAGGTTATGTACCATAAAGCATAATGTTAATGGCAATCAAAGATCACCTTCAATTGACTATTACAACTTCCAGGTGATCTGTTTGTAATAATTCATTTTCTACAAACTATTGTTATGATTGCATATTAAATGACACCACTGATCAGGTATCGATGTGCTGAGAAAAAGAATAGTATCCATCAAATGGAAACAATGGCCAACTCAGAAGTGGATGCAGTTTATTTCATAACTATTAGAGAGTGAAAACTGAAATACACAATTCAAAACAAATTATGAAACGAAGTAAAGAAGGCACAGCATACAGATTGAATCATCCAAAAAGAAATAACaggtcatatttttttatgttgaaagtaaaacaaatttatttaaattacacAAAAATGGAAGATTGGACTTACTATTTGATCGCTTAATATTCCTACAGAATTTACTGCCACATCTGCACTGGAACAGCTCAACAGGATGATCATCATGGTCATCAAAGTTGATGCCATAATCCTGCAGACACACTATGCACATAAACTTTTctagagaaataaataaataaattcctaCACTAATTACACAATTTGAAGAAAGTGAACTACATAAAAATGAGAACCTATGATGCTTGGTGACAAAAGGTCTGCCAACCTAACTACTAAATTAGTAGCAAATAACAAATACAACCATGTTAACATGATTTACTCAAATTATCTCAACCTTTGTTGCAAATTTATGCCCTTTGATAAGAAAGACCAATTAATATGAACCATTAAAAAACTGCAACAATCAATGCAATATATTCACCAAACATATTACAGAACCAAACTCACGCACCCAAGTGAGCTCTTCCTGTGCTGCTATTTTTCTGGATGTGAAGAAGGCAAACTGCACATTTGAACACATTAAAAACATCAGTAAGCAATGTGTTCTATAGAGTCTATCTCACCAAATGCCAAAGGTAATTAAAAAGTGGAAATGAAATTAGTGGATTTGTTAGCTTCTCACATGATAGTAGTGATGAGTTGGGCCCTCAACTTCAACTGGGATCTCAATCAAGTTTGCATCCAAACATCTGCCAAAATGAagcagaaatattaaaaatcttcTGATTTACAATAGCTAGATAATGAGTCCAATGTCTGCATAGCCACTCGTGAAGTTAACATACCATAAACAGCAGATGGAAGGAACCTCAGTCTGCTCAAATGCAGCCATTAATTTCTTAatctatacataaaaaaattgaaccacTTCTATCCTAGCTTCATCTTTAAGTACTTTTTCTCTatgcaattaaaaaatataagcataTAACAATCACATTTTCCTTCTCTAAGGATAATTAAACTAGAAGCTCGCTTGTCAAAAAGTAAAATCTAAGGGAAATACACTTGAACAATTATTCTCTTGATTTCTTccacaataaaattatttacttttacatacatacatacatatatatatatatatatatatatatatatatatatatatatatatatatcaaaattgaAGGCATTTTCCCTAGCCgccgcccccccccccccctcacatATCTTGTTTAAATCGAATCATTTCTTGCTTATATTTTGTCTTCTTATATAAGGCAtgtgtttattattttctatgacGCACCTAATTTCGAATAACAACCAGACAAACGAATTTTGGTCGTCTTCTTCAATCTTATACTATTTCCCATATcataaaacacacaaaagcaaaGTATGTGAATGacaaaatagttataaaaaaactgTATTGATGAACCcagtgattttattattttcactattttatatacaaatttttaaaaatgaaaacaatatggCCTTTGCATActaaaatgtgaaaattaaaaatgaaaaagaaaatattttcttaaaccaaacaaactctaaaaaaaatcactcatCACAAAATTAATTCTATTGACTACAGAATTGATTTTAACAACCTAAAGTCTAAAACAAGTCATTACAATCACTGTAAAAACCAGATTTGGTTGAGGCAAACAACTGTTTGTATCAAAGCAAGCTacaaattactaatattaatttCAACAAACCACAAATTATAACACAGTAATATCTACTAgcttttttattaagaaatcaTTAACAAAAGCTAACATAATTTGTGTGTAATTTAAAcatgaaatagaaaaaataacaaaagtctCTAGgaataaaacttttataaataaCCGCAAGACACCTGGTGAAACATGAGAAACTTTAATACCTGTGATTAATAAATCTAGCAGCATTTCCATACGATGCCGCATATAAGCAAAGAGCTTCTCTATCCTTCACAATTCCTGAACCCCAATCTGCATCCAATAAAATTGGGTATGTATATTTCCCATTTTTGGGATATTTCAAGCGCCTCTCATGCAACTCCTTGATGGTTAAAATTTCCCCAACAAACTCACATACAAATGCGCCTTTTTGAAGATCTTCTAAGGTACGAAGACCCCACCCTTTTCTGTCTGAAGTCAAAAACACCTGAGCAGTAGATAAAATGGAAGGCATATCTAAATAAACTTCTATCAAGGAAAAAATCCATTTGAGAATATATACAATGTAAATATGTAATATTGTCACCCCATTAATTTCAACATCAAAGAAAATACACTTCTGTAGTAGTGGAAAAGATTAATTAAACAATCACCTGCAACTTGCAAGTTATTCCACGCTGGACAACCCGATTACCACAATGTTTCCCACAGCCGCATTTGCTCCAGCACTCTTTAATAAACTTTCTCTTTAAATGTCCTTTACATGGTTCTAAACAATCATCATTCTTTGATCTTTCAAGAGGACAGGCTTTGCAATAGAAATAATTTTGAGGATCACGGTTGAGGGCAATACACTCATCCAAGAACTCTTCCTTTAGTAGGCCTTTTGCAGTGTAAGCAAATTCACCCCCAGTTTTATTTGTACAAGAACATGATTTAGATGACAATACACAATTGCCCATACAAGTTGAACAACAATCCTCATTCCCAATACGAGATAGAGAAATATTAACATAAGCCTCTCGGAACACAAGGTTTCGGGGTATGTAGTGACAGGGTGGTGGGAAATCATTAGTAGTGTTATTCACCCATGAAATTTTCACTCTTTCTTCTCCCTTTGTTAGGTCATTAACATCATGAACTGCCCTTACATCATCATTAGTAAGCTGATGTTTTGGAACAACCACTAAAGTACGTGAATTTGGGATTATAGGATGCTCCAGCTCCTTTCCACTATCACTTTGTAAGAAACCATTCATTCCAACCTTCTTGGGAGCTGGTACAGCATTATCCAGATCACTCGAGCAGGGTATAGAACTAGGAACTTGAAGTTCAGCCATGGCAGAAGACTCAACACTGATTGATCCATTTGCAATGACCGAATCTTTGTTTCCTCTGACAATAGGTGAGTCATTGGTCTCAGATTCCTTTGAAACATCATCAGTTTGTGTTATCTTTACAGATTGTTCCTGTGAGTTATTATTTGAATCAGTAGCAAATTCCAACACGCAGTCACACATATTTCTCAACAATTTCAGTACAGAAATAATGGTCAGAATGGTTCTATATAATTGATCACATTTGTCCTCCATTAGTTTTACAATTTGATCATGACAAAGCAAATGAAAATCCAGTTCCCAAGAACTGAGCTGCAGCTCGGAGAAATTTTTACCTCACCCATAGACGACAAAGCTACATCTACATTAGAAGTTGCTTCTTCATTTGAGGAAGGAAAAACATATTCATGTTCAACGTTTTCATCTCTGCACTGTGATACCACAGTGTCATGGCAATCTTTCTTTCCAGCTGCACCCATTAGAGAGTCTCCTCCACTTGATGGTTCTTTTGAgcgaaaataaatcaaaataaaactcatcAACAGAGTTTAATGTGGGGTTAGAAACagaataacaaaaacaaataaatggcacAGAAGTAACATTTCTTTGGTTTAAGTCTAAAATACAAGGCCAATTCTGAATCTCTGATTCCAGGA is a genomic window containing:
- the LOC100788602 gene encoding probable inactive histone-lysine N-methyltransferase SUVR2: MAPNPRVVAAFTAMANLGIHESKVKPVLKKLLKLYDKNWALIEEESYRALADAIFEEEENKVNEPDQNNKNKNGVVDDEEAHTHGEPVRPLKRLRLRGQEGQSLRPLTSSGPSSAAFPLKAPKLEDGAVPESSSRRQPQSMAALSDGNARIGARHVPPQDAVVDKGKKPISPQLTPRARRSLAEPTVEAGAALLANNKMPHPFILIKPKDEPVDGIPDYEIPLAVIPPEPSSGGDSLMGAAGKKDCHDTVVSQCRDENVEHEYVFPSSNEEATSNVDVALSSMGEEQSVKITQTDDVSKESETNDSPIVRGNKDSVIANGSISVESSAMAELQVPSSIPCSSDLDNAVPAPKKVGMNGFLQSDSGKELEHPIIPNSRTLVVVPKHQLTNDDVRAVHDVNDLTKGEERVKISWVNNTTNDFPPPCHYIPRNLVFREAYVNISLSRIGNEDCCSTCMGNCVLSSKSCSCTNKTGGEFAYTAKGLLKEEFLDECIALNRDPQNYFYCKACPLERSKNDDCLEPCKGHLKRKFIKECWSKCGCGKHCGNRVVQRGITCKLQVFLTSDRKGWGLRTLEDLQKGAFVCEFVGEILTIKELHERRLKYPKNGKYTYPILLDADWGSGIVKDREALCLYAASYGNAARFINHRCLDANLIEIPVEVEGPTHHYYHFAFFTSRKIAAQEELTWDYGINFDDHDDHPVELFQCRCGSKFCRNIKRSNRSMRSSSS